The following proteins are encoded in a genomic region of Gossypium hirsutum isolate 1008001.06 chromosome D05, Gossypium_hirsutum_v2.1, whole genome shotgun sequence:
- the LOC107906714 gene encoding transcription factor bHLH122 isoform X1 has protein sequence MESDLQHHHHHNLFDYHQSQHNQKQMNSGLTRYQSAPSSYFSNILDRDFCQEILNRPSSPETERIIAKFLSSSGDAAGGGDANTETIPSQNLCTATQSSPVRETPVKIEQSAQIMTPINNQTGLMQQPKYSSASQNFYQSQPPQYLLNQQPSASAMDYTTPNPTGMKMGGGNNSNLIRHSSSPAGLFSKINIENIAGYGVMRGMGDYGSVNSSNREATFRSASRPPTPSGLMTPIAEMGNKSMGPFSSENAGFGENRPNNYSSGLPVTSWDDSMMISDNMSGIKRLREDDRSLSGLDGAETKNADGGNHRPPPLLAHHLSLPKSSDMSAIEKFLQYQDSVPCKIRAKRGCATHPRSIAERVRRTKISERMRKLQDLVPNMDKQTNTADMLDLAVDYIKDLQKQVKSLSDSRAKCSCAAQQQQQQRQQ, from the exons ATGGAGTCAGATCTTCAACACCACCACCACCATAATCTCTTTGACTATCATCAATCTCAACACAATCAAAAACAGATGAACTCTGGGTTGACGAGGTACCAATCTGCACCTAGTTCGTATTTTTCCAACATTCTGGACAGAGATTTCTGCCAAGAGATTTTAAATCGACCTTCCAGTCCCGAAACAGAACGAATCATCGCAAAGTTTTTGTCGAGTAGCGGTGATGCTGCCGGTGGCGGTGATGCTAATACGGAAACCATTCCATCGCAGAATCTTTGCACCGCTACGCAGAGTTCACCTGTTAGAGAAACACCTGTGAAAATCGAGCAGTCAGCGCAGATTATGACGCCAATTAATAATCAAACAGGGCTTATGCAGCAGCCTAAATATTCCTCTGCTTCCCAGAATTTTTATCAAAGCCAACCTCCACAGTATTTGCTAAATCAGCAACCATCAGCTTCAGCTATGGATTACACCACTCCAAATCCAACGGGGATGAAGATGGGTGGAGGCAACAATTCCAATCTTATTAGACACAGTAGCTCACCTGCAGGGTTATTCTCCAAAATTAACATTGAAAACA TTGCAGGCTACGGAGTGATGCGGGGAATGGGAGATTATGGAAGCGTTAATAGCAGTAACAGAGAAGCAACGTTTCGTTCAGCAAGCAGGCCACCTACACCCTCTGGGCTGATGACTCCAATTGCGGAGATGGGGAACAAAAGTATGGGTCCATTTAGCTCCGAAAATGCTGGATTTGGTGAAAATCGTCCCAACAATTATTCCTCAGGGCTCCCGGTTACTTCTTGGGACGATTCCATGATGATTTCTGATAACATGTCAGGCATAAAAAGACTGAGGGAAGATGATAGATCACTTTCTGGCTTAGACGGAGCTGAAACTAAG aaTGCAGATGGCGGCAACCATCGTCCGCCGCCACTTTTGGCTCATCACTTGAGTTTACCAAAAAGTTCAGATATGTCTGCCATTGAGAAGTTCCTGCAGTATCAGGATTCTGTTCCTTGTAAGATCCGGGCCAAAAGAGGCTGTGCCACTCACCCTAGAAGCATTGCTGAGAGG GTGAGAAGAACCAAAATAAGCGAGCGAATGAGGAAACTACAAGACCTTGTTCCAAACATGGATAAG CAAACAAACACTGCAGACATGCTAGATTTGGCCGTTGATTACATCAAAGACCTCCAGAAACAGGTCAAG TCACTGTCGGATAGTCGTGCAAAGTGTTCTTGTGCCgcacagcagcagcagcagcagcggcagcaataa
- the LOC107906714 gene encoding transcription factor bHLH122 isoform X2, which translates to MESDLQHHHHHNLFDYHQSQHNQKQMNSGLTRYQSAPSSYFSNILDRDFCQEILNRPSSPETERIIAKFLSSSGDAAGGGDANTETIPSQNLCTATQSSPVRETPVKIEQSAQIMTPINNQTGLMQQPKYSSASQNFYQSQPPQYLLNQQPSASAMDYTTPNPTGMKMGGGNNSNLIRHSSSPAGLFSKINIENSYGVMRGMGDYGSVNSSNREATFRSASRPPTPSGLMTPIAEMGNKSMGPFSSENAGFGENRPNNYSSGLPVTSWDDSMMISDNMSGIKRLREDDRSLSGLDGAETKNADGGNHRPPPLLAHHLSLPKSSDMSAIEKFLQYQDSVPCKIRAKRGCATHPRSIAERVRRTKISERMRKLQDLVPNMDKQTNTADMLDLAVDYIKDLQKQVKSLSDSRAKCSCAAQQQQQQRQQ; encoded by the exons ATGGAGTCAGATCTTCAACACCACCACCACCATAATCTCTTTGACTATCATCAATCTCAACACAATCAAAAACAGATGAACTCTGGGTTGACGAGGTACCAATCTGCACCTAGTTCGTATTTTTCCAACATTCTGGACAGAGATTTCTGCCAAGAGATTTTAAATCGACCTTCCAGTCCCGAAACAGAACGAATCATCGCAAAGTTTTTGTCGAGTAGCGGTGATGCTGCCGGTGGCGGTGATGCTAATACGGAAACCATTCCATCGCAGAATCTTTGCACCGCTACGCAGAGTTCACCTGTTAGAGAAACACCTGTGAAAATCGAGCAGTCAGCGCAGATTATGACGCCAATTAATAATCAAACAGGGCTTATGCAGCAGCCTAAATATTCCTCTGCTTCCCAGAATTTTTATCAAAGCCAACCTCCACAGTATTTGCTAAATCAGCAACCATCAGCTTCAGCTATGGATTACACCACTCCAAATCCAACGGGGATGAAGATGGGTGGAGGCAACAATTCCAATCTTATTAGACACAGTAGCTCACCTGCAGGGTTATTCTCCAAAATTAACATTGAAAACA GCTACGGAGTGATGCGGGGAATGGGAGATTATGGAAGCGTTAATAGCAGTAACAGAGAAGCAACGTTTCGTTCAGCAAGCAGGCCACCTACACCCTCTGGGCTGATGACTCCAATTGCGGAGATGGGGAACAAAAGTATGGGTCCATTTAGCTCCGAAAATGCTGGATTTGGTGAAAATCGTCCCAACAATTATTCCTCAGGGCTCCCGGTTACTTCTTGGGACGATTCCATGATGATTTCTGATAACATGTCAGGCATAAAAAGACTGAGGGAAGATGATAGATCACTTTCTGGCTTAGACGGAGCTGAAACTAAG aaTGCAGATGGCGGCAACCATCGTCCGCCGCCACTTTTGGCTCATCACTTGAGTTTACCAAAAAGTTCAGATATGTCTGCCATTGAGAAGTTCCTGCAGTATCAGGATTCTGTTCCTTGTAAGATCCGGGCCAAAAGAGGCTGTGCCACTCACCCTAGAAGCATTGCTGAGAGG GTGAGAAGAACCAAAATAAGCGAGCGAATGAGGAAACTACAAGACCTTGTTCCAAACATGGATAAG CAAACAAACACTGCAGACATGCTAGATTTGGCCGTTGATTACATCAAAGACCTCCAGAAACAGGTCAAG TCACTGTCGGATAGTCGTGCAAAGTGTTCTTGTGCCgcacagcagcagcagcagcagcggcagcaataa
- the LOC107906718 gene encoding protein FAR1-RELATED SEQUENCE 4 isoform X1 → MDSSIGTSDMILASHRELEFESHEAAYSYYKDYAKSVGFGTAKLSSRRSRVSKEFIDAKFTCIRYGNKQQSDDAINPRPSPKIGCKASMHVKRRQDGKWYVYSFIKEHNHELLPAQAHFFRSHRNVDPLKTDVGRKRKNLASVSKLFSAYQNIDFLEGYMRNQHDKGRSLVLEEGDAQVLLELLMHMQEENPKFFYAVDLNEEHRLRNVFWVDAKGMEDFSNFGDVVSFDTTYFTNKYKIPLVLFIGVNHHIQPTLLGCALIADETVYTFLWLMQTWFMAMGERAPQVMLTDQNNAIKAAVAAVFPTTRHCFCLWHVLEKLPRHLEYLSLWHDSLMLKLDKCIYRSWTEDQFEKRWWKMVDKFHLREMQWVLSLYEDRKRWVPVFMRDISFAGLSTALRSDSLSSSFDKYVHGETSLREFIEHYRVILEDRYEEEAKADFNAWHETPELKSPSPFEKQISLVYTHEVFKKFQVEVLGAAACHLKKENEDQVPATYSVKDFEDNQNYMVEWNEAKSDIYCSCRSFEYKGYLCRHAIVVLQMSGVFNIPSKYILQRWTNAALSRLPISQKLDEVQSKVRRYNDLCRRAIILSEEGSLSQESYNLALSAIKEALKQCASVNNSVENEYRPNTSMIRADSGVERVSQCVNNQEKAADPRMTNTTKTCQSVETALVRQINENNATRKGKQVSLAGAVNVGSQDGFHQMEMSDMRPTHLHNVMPPTQLHNMVPTMFTNVASTHFQNVAATHLHDNRLHR, encoded by the exons ATGGATTCTAGCATTGGCACCAGTGATATGATTTTAGCATCACACCGGGAATTGGAATTTGAATCACATGAAGCTGCTTATTCATACTACAAAGATTACGCCAAGTCTGTGGGCTTTGGTACTGCTAAATTGAGCAGTCGACGGTCCAGGGTGTCCAAGGAATTTATAGATGCTAAATTTACATGCATAAGATATGGAAATAAGCAACAGTCTGATGATGCCATTAATCCTCGGCCTTCTCCAAAAATTGGTTGTAAAGCAAGCATGCATGTGAAGAGAAGGCAGGATGGAAAGTGGTATGTTTATAGTTTCATAAAGGAGCATAATCACGAACTTTTGCCTGCCCAAGCACATTTTTTCCGAAGCCACAGAAATGTTGATCCACTTAAGACTGATGTTGGAAGGAAGCGGAAGAATCTGGCTTCAGTTTCTAAACTATTTAGTGCGTATCAAAATATTGACTTTCTGGAAGGTTATATGAGAAACCAGCATGATAAAGGACGGAGTTTGGTTTTAGAAGAGGGAGATGCTCAAGTACTTCTTGAACTTTTAATGCATATGCAGGAAGAAAACCCAAAGTTTTTCTATGCAGTTGATTTGAATGAAGAGCATCGATTGAGAAATGTATTCTGGGTTGATGCCAAAGGCATGGAAGATTTCAGTAACTTTGGTGATGTTGTGTCTTTTGACACTACATATTTCACGAACAAGTATAAAATACCTTTGGTACTCTTTATTGGAGTCAACCATCATATTCAACCCACATTACTTGGTTGCGCTTTGATTGCAGATGAAACAGTTTATACTTTTCTTTGGCTGATGCAAACATGGTTTATGGCAATGGGGGAACGGGCTCCGCAAGTGATGCTCACTGATCAGAACAATGCCATAAAAGCAGCTGTGGCTGCTGTGTTTCCTACTACACGCCATTGTTTCTGTTTATGGCATGTGTTGGAAAAACTTCCCAGGCATCTTGAATATCTAAGCTTGTGGCATGATAGTCTAATGCTAAAACTTGATAAATGTATTTATCGGTCTTGGACTgaggatcaatttgaaaaaagGTGGTGGAAGATGGTTGACAAGTTTCATCTTAGAGAGATGCAGTGGGTTCTGTCTTTGTACGAAGATCGCAAACGGTGGGTTCCTGTCTTTATGAGGGATATATCTTTTGCTGGATTATCTACCGCTTTACGCTCAGACAGTTTGAGTTCTTCATTTGACAAATATGTGCATGGAGAAACATCGTTGAGGGAATTTATAGAGCATTATAGAGTAATCCTTGAGGACAGGTATGAAGAGGAAGCCAAAGCTGATTTTAATGCATGGCATGAAACTCCTGAGCTGAAGTCTCCATCACCTTTTGAAAAACAAATATCACTTGTATATACACATGAAGTTTTCAAGAAATTCCAAGTTGAAGTTTTGGGAGCTGCTGCTTGTCATCTTAAGAAGGAAAATGAAGACCAGGTGCCTGCAACATATAGTGTTAAGGACTTTGAAGATAATCAAAATTAtatggttgaatggaatgaagcTAAATCAGACATATATTGCTCATGCCGCTCTTTTGAATACAAGGGCTACCTTTGTAGACATGCTATTGTTGTGCTTCAAATGTCTGGTGTGTTCAACATCCCATCAAAATATATTTTGCAGCGGTGGACTAACGCTGCCTTGAGTAGACTGCCAATCAGTCAGAAATTGGATGAGGTCCAATCTAAGGTCCGTCGTTACAATGATTTGTGTAGACGTGCCATAATATTAAGCGAAGAAGGTTCACTTTCTCAAGAGAGCTATAATCTTGCTCTATCTGCCATAAAAGAAGCTCTGAAGCAGTGTGCAAGTGTCAATAATTCGGTTGAGAATGAGTACAGACCTAATACCTCAATGATTCGTGCTGATTCTGGTGTTGAAAGAGTCAGCCAATGTGTAAATAATCAAGAAAAAGCCGCAGACCCTAGAATGACAAATACGACCAAGACTTGTCAAAGTGTTGAGACTGCATTGGTGAGGCAAATTAATGAGAATAATGCAACTAGAAAAGGAAAG CAGGTATCTCTTGCGGGAGCTGTCAATGTTGGATCACAAGATGGCTTTCACCAAATG
- the LOC107906718 gene encoding protein FAR1-RELATED SEQUENCE 4 isoform X2 encodes MDSSIGTSDMILASHRELEFESHEAAYSYYKDYAKSVGFGTAKLSSRRSRVSKEFIDAKFTCIRYGNKQQSDDAINPRPSPKIGCKASMHVKRRQDGKWYVYSFIKEHNHELLPAQAHFFRSHRNVDPLKTDVGRKRKNLASVSKLFSAYQNIDFLEGYMRNQHDKGRSLVLEEGDAQVLLELLMHMQEENPKFFYAVDLNEEHRLRNVFWVDAKGMEDFSNFGDVVSFDTTYFTNKYKIPLVLFIGVNHHIQPTLLGCALIADETVYTFLWLMQTWFMAMGERAPQVMLTDQNNAIKAAVAAVFPTTRHCFCLWHVLEKLPRHLEYLSLWHDSLMLKLDKCIYRSWTEDQFEKRWWKMVDKFHLREMQWVLSLYEDRKRWVPVFMRDISFAGLSTALRSDSLSSSFDKYVHGETSLREFIEHYRVILEDRYEEEAKADFNAWHETPELKSPSPFEKQISLVYTHEVFKKFQVEVLGAAACHLKKENEDQVPATYSVKDFEDNQNYMVEWNEAKSDIYCSCRSFEYKGYLCRHAIVVLQMSGVFNIPSKYILQRWTNAALSRLPISQKLDEVQSKVRRYNDLCRRAIILSEEGSLSQESYNLALSAIKEALKQCASVNNSVENEYRPNTSMIRADSGVERVSQCVNNQEKAADPRMTNTTKTCQSVETALVRQINENNATRKGKVSLAGAVNVGSQDGFHQMEMSDMRPTHLHNVMPPTQLHNMVPTMFTNVASTHFQNVAATHLHDNRLHR; translated from the exons ATGGATTCTAGCATTGGCACCAGTGATATGATTTTAGCATCACACCGGGAATTGGAATTTGAATCACATGAAGCTGCTTATTCATACTACAAAGATTACGCCAAGTCTGTGGGCTTTGGTACTGCTAAATTGAGCAGTCGACGGTCCAGGGTGTCCAAGGAATTTATAGATGCTAAATTTACATGCATAAGATATGGAAATAAGCAACAGTCTGATGATGCCATTAATCCTCGGCCTTCTCCAAAAATTGGTTGTAAAGCAAGCATGCATGTGAAGAGAAGGCAGGATGGAAAGTGGTATGTTTATAGTTTCATAAAGGAGCATAATCACGAACTTTTGCCTGCCCAAGCACATTTTTTCCGAAGCCACAGAAATGTTGATCCACTTAAGACTGATGTTGGAAGGAAGCGGAAGAATCTGGCTTCAGTTTCTAAACTATTTAGTGCGTATCAAAATATTGACTTTCTGGAAGGTTATATGAGAAACCAGCATGATAAAGGACGGAGTTTGGTTTTAGAAGAGGGAGATGCTCAAGTACTTCTTGAACTTTTAATGCATATGCAGGAAGAAAACCCAAAGTTTTTCTATGCAGTTGATTTGAATGAAGAGCATCGATTGAGAAATGTATTCTGGGTTGATGCCAAAGGCATGGAAGATTTCAGTAACTTTGGTGATGTTGTGTCTTTTGACACTACATATTTCACGAACAAGTATAAAATACCTTTGGTACTCTTTATTGGAGTCAACCATCATATTCAACCCACATTACTTGGTTGCGCTTTGATTGCAGATGAAACAGTTTATACTTTTCTTTGGCTGATGCAAACATGGTTTATGGCAATGGGGGAACGGGCTCCGCAAGTGATGCTCACTGATCAGAACAATGCCATAAAAGCAGCTGTGGCTGCTGTGTTTCCTACTACACGCCATTGTTTCTGTTTATGGCATGTGTTGGAAAAACTTCCCAGGCATCTTGAATATCTAAGCTTGTGGCATGATAGTCTAATGCTAAAACTTGATAAATGTATTTATCGGTCTTGGACTgaggatcaatttgaaaaaagGTGGTGGAAGATGGTTGACAAGTTTCATCTTAGAGAGATGCAGTGGGTTCTGTCTTTGTACGAAGATCGCAAACGGTGGGTTCCTGTCTTTATGAGGGATATATCTTTTGCTGGATTATCTACCGCTTTACGCTCAGACAGTTTGAGTTCTTCATTTGACAAATATGTGCATGGAGAAACATCGTTGAGGGAATTTATAGAGCATTATAGAGTAATCCTTGAGGACAGGTATGAAGAGGAAGCCAAAGCTGATTTTAATGCATGGCATGAAACTCCTGAGCTGAAGTCTCCATCACCTTTTGAAAAACAAATATCACTTGTATATACACATGAAGTTTTCAAGAAATTCCAAGTTGAAGTTTTGGGAGCTGCTGCTTGTCATCTTAAGAAGGAAAATGAAGACCAGGTGCCTGCAACATATAGTGTTAAGGACTTTGAAGATAATCAAAATTAtatggttgaatggaatgaagcTAAATCAGACATATATTGCTCATGCCGCTCTTTTGAATACAAGGGCTACCTTTGTAGACATGCTATTGTTGTGCTTCAAATGTCTGGTGTGTTCAACATCCCATCAAAATATATTTTGCAGCGGTGGACTAACGCTGCCTTGAGTAGACTGCCAATCAGTCAGAAATTGGATGAGGTCCAATCTAAGGTCCGTCGTTACAATGATTTGTGTAGACGTGCCATAATATTAAGCGAAGAAGGTTCACTTTCTCAAGAGAGCTATAATCTTGCTCTATCTGCCATAAAAGAAGCTCTGAAGCAGTGTGCAAGTGTCAATAATTCGGTTGAGAATGAGTACAGACCTAATACCTCAATGATTCGTGCTGATTCTGGTGTTGAAAGAGTCAGCCAATGTGTAAATAATCAAGAAAAAGCCGCAGACCCTAGAATGACAAATACGACCAAGACTTGTCAAAGTGTTGAGACTGCATTGGTGAGGCAAATTAATGAGAATAATGCAACTAGAAAAGGAAAG GTATCTCTTGCGGGAGCTGTCAATGTTGGATCACAAGATGGCTTTCACCAAATG